From a region of the Ammospiza nelsoni isolate bAmmNel1 chromosome 26, bAmmNel1.pri, whole genome shotgun sequence genome:
- the ATP6V0A1 gene encoding V-type proton ATPase 116 kDa subunit a 1 isoform X7, whose product MGELFRSEEMTLAQLFLQSEAAYCCVSELGELGKVQFRDLNPDVNVFHRKFVNEVRRCEEMDRKLRFVEKEIKKANIPIMDTGENPEVPFPRDMIDLEANFEKIENELKEINTNQEALKRNFLELTELKFILRKTQQFFDEAELHHQQMADPDLLEESSSLLEPSEMGRGAPLRLGFVAGVINRERIPTFERMLWRVCRGNVFLRQAEIENPLEDPVTGDYVHKSVFIIFFQGDQLKNRVKKICEGFRASLYPCPETPQERKEMASGVNTRIDDLQMVLNQTEDHRQRVLQAAAKNIRVWFIKVRKMKAIYHTLNLCNIDVTQKCLIAEVWCPVADLDSIQFALRRGTEHSGSTVPSILNRMQTNQTPPTYNKTNKFTSGFQNIVDAYGIGTYREINPAPYTIITFPFLFAVMFGDFGHGILMTLIAVWMVLRESRILSQKSDNEMFNMVFSGRYIILLMGLFSTYTGLIYNDCFSKSLNMFGSSWSVRPMFNKANWSDALLETTPLLQLDPAIPGVFGGPYPFGIDPIWNIASNKLAFLNSFKMKMSVILGIFQMLFGVALSLLNHIYFKKPLNIYLGFIPEMIFMSSLFGYLVILIFYKWTAYDAHTSKEAPSLLIHFINMFLFSYEDTSNKMLYSGQKGLQCFLVVVALLCVPWMLVAKPLVLRQQYLRRKHLEGQPEEAQGSTNAQALEAAAAATGTHNFGGIRVGNGPTEEDAEIIQHDQLSTHSEEGEEPTEDEVFDFGDTVVYQAIHTIEYCLGCISNTASYLRLWALSLAHAQLSEVLWTMVIHIGLSVRSLGGGLGLFFIFAAFATLTVAILLVMEGLSAFLHALRLHWIEFQNKFYTGTGFKFLPFSFDIIREGRFDD is encoded by the exons ATGGGGGAGCTGTTCCGCAGCGAGGAGATGACCCTGGCgcagctgttcctgcagtcCGAGGCCGCCTATTGCTGTGTCAGCGAGCTGGGCGAGCTGGGCAAGGTCCAGTTCCGTGAT ctgaacCCCGACGTGAACGTGTTCCACCGAAAATTCGTCAATGAGGTCCGGCGGTGCGAGGAGATGGACCGAAAGCTCC GATTTGTGGAGAAGGAGattaaaaaggcaaatattcCAATCATGGACACTGGTGAAAACCCAGAGGTGCCTTTTCCACGTGACATGATTGACCTGGAG GCCAACTTTGAGAAAATTGAAAACGAGCTTAAAGAAATCAACACCAACCAGGAGGCTCTGAAGAGAAACTTCTTGGAGCTGACAGAATTAAAGTTTATTCTGCGTAAAACTCAGCAGTTTTTTGATGAG GCTGAATTGCATCATCAGCAGATGGCGGATCCAGACCTGTTGGAGGAATCCTCTTCGCTGCTGGAGCCGAGTGAGATGGGAAGAGGTGCCCCGCTCCGACTCGG GTTCGTGGCTGGCGTGATCAACCGCGAGCGCATCCCCACCTTCGAGCGGATGCTGTGGCGCGTGTGCCGCGGGAACGTCTTCCTGCGCCAGGCCGAGATCGAGAACCCCCTGGAGGACCCCGTCACG GGGGATTATGTGCACAAATCTGTATTTATCATCTTCTTCCAAGGTGACCAGCTGAAGAACAGAGTCAAGAAGATCTGTGAAGG GTTCCGGGCCTCCCTCTACCcatgcccagaaacacctcaggagaggaaggaaatggcTTCTGGTGTCAACACCAGAATTGATGATCTTCAGATG GTGCTGAACCAAACTGAGGATCACCGGCAGAGGGTTTTGCAGGCAGCTGCTAAAAACATCCGCGTGTGGTTCATCAAAGTGAGGAAGATGAAGGCCATTTACCACACCCTGAACCTGTGCAATATCGATGTGACACAGAAGTGCTTGATTGCTGAAGTGTGGTGTCCTGTTGCTGACCTGGATTCCATCCAGTTTGCCCTCAGGAGAGGCACT GAGCACAGCGGATCCACTGTCCCATCTATTTTAAACAGGATGCAAACCAATCAAACCCCACCCACATACAACAAAACTAACAAGTTTACTTCTGGCTTTCAAAACATTGTTGATGCTTATGGCATTGGGACATATCGGGAAATCAATCCAG CACCCTATACCATCATCACCTTCCCATTCCTGTTTGCTGTgatgtttggggattttggcCATGGAATCCTGATGACTCTGATTGCTGTCTGGATGGTGTTGAGGGAGAGCAGGATTCTGTCCCAGAAGAGTGACAATGAG ATGTTCAACATGGTGTTCAGTGGTCGGTACATCATCCTGCTGATGGGGCTGTTCTCCACCTACACAGGCCTCATCTACAATGACTGCTTCTCCAAATCCCTCAACATGTTTGGTTCCTCCTGGAGCGTCAGGCCCATGTTCAATAAAGCCAACTGGTC AGATGCTTTGCTGGAGACCAcccccctgctgcagctggatccTGCCATCCCAGGGGTGTTTGGTGGGCCCTACCCCTTTGGCATTGACCCA ATCTGGAATATTGCCAGCAATAAGCTGGCTTTCCTCAATTCCTTTAAGATGAAGATGTCTGTGATTCTTGGCATTTTCCAGATGCTCTTTGGTGTGGCATTGAGTCTCCTCAACCACAT CTATTTTAAGAAGCCACTGAACATATACCTTGGATTTATCCCTGAAATGATTTTCATGTCCTCCCTCTTTGGATACCTTGTTATTCTCATATTTTACAAGTGGACAGCCTATGATGCTCACACCTCCAAGGAAGCACCCAGCCTCTTAATACACTTTATCAACATGTTTCTGTTCTCCTATGAGGACACCAGTAATAAGATGCTTTACAGTGGGCAG AAAGGGCTCCAGTGCTTCCTCGTGGTGGTGGCCTTGCTGTGTGTGCCATGGATGCTGGTGGCCAAACCCCTGGTCCTTCGCCAGCAGTATCTAAGGAGAAAACACTTG GAAGGGCAGCCCGAGGAGGCCCAGGGCAGCACGAACGCGCAGGCGCTCGAGGCAGCAGCGGCTGCAACA GGCACGCACAACTTTGGTGGGATCCGGGTGGGCAATGGCCCAACAGAGGAGGATGCTGAGATCATTCAACATGACCAGTTATCTACCCATTCTGAGGAGGGGGAAGAG CCTACAGAGGACGAGGTG TTTGACTTTGGGGACACCGTGGTGTACCAGGCCATCCACACCATCGAGtactgcctgggctgcatctCCAACACAGCCTCCTACCTGCGCCTGTGGGCCCTCAGCCTGGCCCATGCCC agctctcagaggTGCTCTGGACCATGGTGATCCACATTGGCCTCAGTGTGAGGAGCCTGGGGGGAGGCTTGGGCCTCTTCTTCATCTTTGCAGCTTTTGCCACGCTGACAGTGGCCATTCTGCTGGTCATGGAGGGGCTCTCAGCCTTCCTGCACGCCCTGCGCTTGCACTG
- the ATP6V0A1 gene encoding V-type proton ATPase 116 kDa subunit a 1 isoform X5, translating into MGELFRSEEMTLAQLFLQSEAAYCCVSELGELGKVQFRDLNPDVNVFHRKFVNEVRRCEEMDRKLRFVEKEIKKANIPIMDTGENPEVPFPRDMIDLEANFEKIENELKEINTNQEALKRNFLELTELKFILRKTQQFFDEAELHHQQMADPDLLEESSSLLEPSEMGRGAPLRLGFVAGVINRERIPTFERMLWRVCRGNVFLRQAEIENPLEDPVTGDYVHKSVFIIFFQGDQLKNRVKKICEGFRASLYPCPETPQERKEMASGVNTRIDDLQMVLNQTEDHRQRVLQAAAKNIRVWFIKVRKMKAIYHTLNLCNIDVTQKCLIAEVWCPVADLDSIQFALRRGTEHSGSTVPSILNRMQTNQTPPTYNKTNKFTSGFQNIVDAYGIGTYREINPAPYTIITFPFLFAVMFGDFGHGILMTLIAVWMVLRESRILSQKSDNEMFNMVFSGRYIILLMGLFSTYTGLIYNDCFSKSLNMFGSSWSVRPMFNKANWSDALLETTPLLQLDPAIPGVFGGPYPFGIDPIWNIASNKLAFLNSFKMKMSVILGIFQMLFGVALSLLNHIYFKKPLNIYLGFIPEMIFMSSLFGYLVILIFYKWTAYDAHTSKEAPSLLIHFINMFLFSYEDTSNKMLYSGQKGLQCFLVVVALLCVPWMLVAKPLVLRQQYLRRKHLEGQPEEAQGSTNAQALEAAAAATPTEDEVFDFGDTVVYQAIHTIEYCLGCISNTASYLRLWALSLAHAQLSEVLWTMVIHIGLSVRSLGGGLGLFFIFAAFATLTVAILLVMEGLSAFLHALRLHWIEFQNKFYTGTGFKFLPFSFDIIREGRFDD; encoded by the exons ATGGGGGAGCTGTTCCGCAGCGAGGAGATGACCCTGGCgcagctgttcctgcagtcCGAGGCCGCCTATTGCTGTGTCAGCGAGCTGGGCGAGCTGGGCAAGGTCCAGTTCCGTGAT ctgaacCCCGACGTGAACGTGTTCCACCGAAAATTCGTCAATGAGGTCCGGCGGTGCGAGGAGATGGACCGAAAGCTCC GATTTGTGGAGAAGGAGattaaaaaggcaaatattcCAATCATGGACACTGGTGAAAACCCAGAGGTGCCTTTTCCACGTGACATGATTGACCTGGAG GCCAACTTTGAGAAAATTGAAAACGAGCTTAAAGAAATCAACACCAACCAGGAGGCTCTGAAGAGAAACTTCTTGGAGCTGACAGAATTAAAGTTTATTCTGCGTAAAACTCAGCAGTTTTTTGATGAG GCTGAATTGCATCATCAGCAGATGGCGGATCCAGACCTGTTGGAGGAATCCTCTTCGCTGCTGGAGCCGAGTGAGATGGGAAGAGGTGCCCCGCTCCGACTCGG GTTCGTGGCTGGCGTGATCAACCGCGAGCGCATCCCCACCTTCGAGCGGATGCTGTGGCGCGTGTGCCGCGGGAACGTCTTCCTGCGCCAGGCCGAGATCGAGAACCCCCTGGAGGACCCCGTCACG GGGGATTATGTGCACAAATCTGTATTTATCATCTTCTTCCAAGGTGACCAGCTGAAGAACAGAGTCAAGAAGATCTGTGAAGG GTTCCGGGCCTCCCTCTACCcatgcccagaaacacctcaggagaggaaggaaatggcTTCTGGTGTCAACACCAGAATTGATGATCTTCAGATG GTGCTGAACCAAACTGAGGATCACCGGCAGAGGGTTTTGCAGGCAGCTGCTAAAAACATCCGCGTGTGGTTCATCAAAGTGAGGAAGATGAAGGCCATTTACCACACCCTGAACCTGTGCAATATCGATGTGACACAGAAGTGCTTGATTGCTGAAGTGTGGTGTCCTGTTGCTGACCTGGATTCCATCCAGTTTGCCCTCAGGAGAGGCACT GAGCACAGCGGATCCACTGTCCCATCTATTTTAAACAGGATGCAAACCAATCAAACCCCACCCACATACAACAAAACTAACAAGTTTACTTCTGGCTTTCAAAACATTGTTGATGCTTATGGCATTGGGACATATCGGGAAATCAATCCAG CACCCTATACCATCATCACCTTCCCATTCCTGTTTGCTGTgatgtttggggattttggcCATGGAATCCTGATGACTCTGATTGCTGTCTGGATGGTGTTGAGGGAGAGCAGGATTCTGTCCCAGAAGAGTGACAATGAG ATGTTCAACATGGTGTTCAGTGGTCGGTACATCATCCTGCTGATGGGGCTGTTCTCCACCTACACAGGCCTCATCTACAATGACTGCTTCTCCAAATCCCTCAACATGTTTGGTTCCTCCTGGAGCGTCAGGCCCATGTTCAATAAAGCCAACTGGTC AGATGCTTTGCTGGAGACCAcccccctgctgcagctggatccTGCCATCCCAGGGGTGTTTGGTGGGCCCTACCCCTTTGGCATTGACCCA ATCTGGAATATTGCCAGCAATAAGCTGGCTTTCCTCAATTCCTTTAAGATGAAGATGTCTGTGATTCTTGGCATTTTCCAGATGCTCTTTGGTGTGGCATTGAGTCTCCTCAACCACAT CTATTTTAAGAAGCCACTGAACATATACCTTGGATTTATCCCTGAAATGATTTTCATGTCCTCCCTCTTTGGATACCTTGTTATTCTCATATTTTACAAGTGGACAGCCTATGATGCTCACACCTCCAAGGAAGCACCCAGCCTCTTAATACACTTTATCAACATGTTTCTGTTCTCCTATGAGGACACCAGTAATAAGATGCTTTACAGTGGGCAG AAAGGGCTCCAGTGCTTCCTCGTGGTGGTGGCCTTGCTGTGTGTGCCATGGATGCTGGTGGCCAAACCCCTGGTCCTTCGCCAGCAGTATCTAAGGAGAAAACACTTG GAAGGGCAGCCCGAGGAGGCCCAGGGCAGCACGAACGCGCAGGCGCTCGAGGCAGCAGCGGCTGCAACA CCTACAGAGGACGAGGTG TTTGACTTTGGGGACACCGTGGTGTACCAGGCCATCCACACCATCGAGtactgcctgggctgcatctCCAACACAGCCTCCTACCTGCGCCTGTGGGCCCTCAGCCTGGCCCATGCCC agctctcagaggTGCTCTGGACCATGGTGATCCACATTGGCCTCAGTGTGAGGAGCCTGGGGGGAGGCTTGGGCCTCTTCTTCATCTTTGCAGCTTTTGCCACGCTGACAGTGGCCATTCTGCTGGTCATGGAGGGGCTCTCAGCCTTCCTGCACGCCCTGCGCTTGCACTG
- the ATP6V0A1 gene encoding V-type proton ATPase 116 kDa subunit a 1 isoform X1 translates to MGELFRSEEMTLAQLFLQSEAAYCCVSELGELGKVQFRDLNPDVNVFHRKFVNEVRRCEEMDRKLRFVEKEIKKANIPIMDTGENPEVPFPRDMIDLEANFEKIENELKEINTNQEALKRNFLELTELKFILRKTQQFFDEAELHHQQMADPDLLEESSSLLEPSEMGRGAPLRLGFVAGVINRERIPTFERMLWRVCRGNVFLRQAEIENPLEDPVTGDYVHKSVFIIFFQGDQLKNRVKKICEGFRASLYPCPETPQERKEMASGVNTRIDDLQMVLNQTEDHRQRVLQAAAKNIRVWFIKVRKMKAIYHTLNLCNIDVTQKCLIAEVWCPVADLDSIQFALRRGTEHSGSTVPSILNRMQTNQTPPTYNKTNKFTSGFQNIVDAYGIGTYREINPAPYTIITFPFLFAVMFGDFGHGILMTLIAVWMVLRESRILSQKSDNEMFNMVFSGRYIILLMGLFSTYTGLIYNDCFSKSLNMFGSSWSVRPMFNKANWSDALLETTPLLQLDPAIPGVFGGPYPFGIDPIWNIASNKLAFLNSFKMKMSVILGIFQMLFGVALSLLNHIYFKKPLNIYLGFIPEMIFMSSLFGYLVILIFYKWTAYDAHTSKEAPSLLIHFINMFLFSYEDTSNKMLYSGQKGLQCFLVVVALLCVPWMLVAKPLVLRQQYLRRKHLGTHNFGGIRVGNGPTEEDAEIIQHDQLSTHSEEGEEPTEDEVFDFGDTVVYQAIHTIEYCLGCISNTASYLRLWALSLAHAQLSEVLWTMVIHIGLSVRSLGGGLGLFFIFAAFATLTVAILLVMEGLSAFLHALRLHWIEFQNKFYTGTGFKFLPFSFDIIREGRFDD, encoded by the exons ATGGGGGAGCTGTTCCGCAGCGAGGAGATGACCCTGGCgcagctgttcctgcagtcCGAGGCCGCCTATTGCTGTGTCAGCGAGCTGGGCGAGCTGGGCAAGGTCCAGTTCCGTGAT ctgaacCCCGACGTGAACGTGTTCCACCGAAAATTCGTCAATGAGGTCCGGCGGTGCGAGGAGATGGACCGAAAGCTCC GATTTGTGGAGAAGGAGattaaaaaggcaaatattcCAATCATGGACACTGGTGAAAACCCAGAGGTGCCTTTTCCACGTGACATGATTGACCTGGAG GCCAACTTTGAGAAAATTGAAAACGAGCTTAAAGAAATCAACACCAACCAGGAGGCTCTGAAGAGAAACTTCTTGGAGCTGACAGAATTAAAGTTTATTCTGCGTAAAACTCAGCAGTTTTTTGATGAG GCTGAATTGCATCATCAGCAGATGGCGGATCCAGACCTGTTGGAGGAATCCTCTTCGCTGCTGGAGCCGAGTGAGATGGGAAGAGGTGCCCCGCTCCGACTCGG GTTCGTGGCTGGCGTGATCAACCGCGAGCGCATCCCCACCTTCGAGCGGATGCTGTGGCGCGTGTGCCGCGGGAACGTCTTCCTGCGCCAGGCCGAGATCGAGAACCCCCTGGAGGACCCCGTCACG GGGGATTATGTGCACAAATCTGTATTTATCATCTTCTTCCAAGGTGACCAGCTGAAGAACAGAGTCAAGAAGATCTGTGAAGG GTTCCGGGCCTCCCTCTACCcatgcccagaaacacctcaggagaggaaggaaatggcTTCTGGTGTCAACACCAGAATTGATGATCTTCAGATG GTGCTGAACCAAACTGAGGATCACCGGCAGAGGGTTTTGCAGGCAGCTGCTAAAAACATCCGCGTGTGGTTCATCAAAGTGAGGAAGATGAAGGCCATTTACCACACCCTGAACCTGTGCAATATCGATGTGACACAGAAGTGCTTGATTGCTGAAGTGTGGTGTCCTGTTGCTGACCTGGATTCCATCCAGTTTGCCCTCAGGAGAGGCACT GAGCACAGCGGATCCACTGTCCCATCTATTTTAAACAGGATGCAAACCAATCAAACCCCACCCACATACAACAAAACTAACAAGTTTACTTCTGGCTTTCAAAACATTGTTGATGCTTATGGCATTGGGACATATCGGGAAATCAATCCAG CACCCTATACCATCATCACCTTCCCATTCCTGTTTGCTGTgatgtttggggattttggcCATGGAATCCTGATGACTCTGATTGCTGTCTGGATGGTGTTGAGGGAGAGCAGGATTCTGTCCCAGAAGAGTGACAATGAG ATGTTCAACATGGTGTTCAGTGGTCGGTACATCATCCTGCTGATGGGGCTGTTCTCCACCTACACAGGCCTCATCTACAATGACTGCTTCTCCAAATCCCTCAACATGTTTGGTTCCTCCTGGAGCGTCAGGCCCATGTTCAATAAAGCCAACTGGTC AGATGCTTTGCTGGAGACCAcccccctgctgcagctggatccTGCCATCCCAGGGGTGTTTGGTGGGCCCTACCCCTTTGGCATTGACCCA ATCTGGAATATTGCCAGCAATAAGCTGGCTTTCCTCAATTCCTTTAAGATGAAGATGTCTGTGATTCTTGGCATTTTCCAGATGCTCTTTGGTGTGGCATTGAGTCTCCTCAACCACAT CTATTTTAAGAAGCCACTGAACATATACCTTGGATTTATCCCTGAAATGATTTTCATGTCCTCCCTCTTTGGATACCTTGTTATTCTCATATTTTACAAGTGGACAGCCTATGATGCTCACACCTCCAAGGAAGCACCCAGCCTCTTAATACACTTTATCAACATGTTTCTGTTCTCCTATGAGGACACCAGTAATAAGATGCTTTACAGTGGGCAG AAAGGGCTCCAGTGCTTCCTCGTGGTGGTGGCCTTGCTGTGTGTGCCATGGATGCTGGTGGCCAAACCCCTGGTCCTTCGCCAGCAGTATCTAAGGAGAAAACACTTG GGCACGCACAACTTTGGTGGGATCCGGGTGGGCAATGGCCCAACAGAGGAGGATGCTGAGATCATTCAACATGACCAGTTATCTACCCATTCTGAGGAGGGGGAAGAG CCTACAGAGGACGAGGTG TTTGACTTTGGGGACACCGTGGTGTACCAGGCCATCCACACCATCGAGtactgcctgggctgcatctCCAACACAGCCTCCTACCTGCGCCTGTGGGCCCTCAGCCTGGCCCATGCCC agctctcagaggTGCTCTGGACCATGGTGATCCACATTGGCCTCAGTGTGAGGAGCCTGGGGGGAGGCTTGGGCCTCTTCTTCATCTTTGCAGCTTTTGCCACGCTGACAGTGGCCATTCTGCTGGTCATGGAGGGGCTCTCAGCCTTCCTGCACGCCCTGCGCTTGCACTG
- the ATP6V0A1 gene encoding V-type proton ATPase 116 kDa subunit a 1 isoform X6: protein MGELFRSEEMTLAQLFLQSEAAYCCVSELGELGKVQFRDLNPDVNVFHRKFVNEVRRCEEMDRKLRFVEKEIKKANIPIMDTGENPEVPFPRDMIDLEANFEKIENELKEINTNQEALKRNFLELTELKFILRKTQQFFDEMADPDLLEESSSLLEPSEMGRGAPLRLGFVAGVINRERIPTFERMLWRVCRGNVFLRQAEIENPLEDPVTGDYVHKSVFIIFFQGDQLKNRVKKICEGFRASLYPCPETPQERKEMASGVNTRIDDLQMVLNQTEDHRQRVLQAAAKNIRVWFIKVRKMKAIYHTLNLCNIDVTQKCLIAEVWCPVADLDSIQFALRRGTEHSGSTVPSILNRMQTNQTPPTYNKTNKFTSGFQNIVDAYGIGTYREINPAPYTIITFPFLFAVMFGDFGHGILMTLIAVWMVLRESRILSQKSDNEMFNMVFSGRYIILLMGLFSTYTGLIYNDCFSKSLNMFGSSWSVRPMFNKANWSDALLETTPLLQLDPAIPGVFGGPYPFGIDPIWNIASNKLAFLNSFKMKMSVILGIFQMLFGVALSLLNHIYFKKPLNIYLGFIPEMIFMSSLFGYLVILIFYKWTAYDAHTSKEAPSLLIHFINMFLFSYEDTSNKMLYSGQKGLQCFLVVVALLCVPWMLVAKPLVLRQQYLRRKHLEGQPEEAQGSTNAQALEAAAAATPTEDEVFDFGDTVVYQAIHTIEYCLGCISNTASYLRLWALSLAHAQLSEVLWTMVIHIGLSVRSLGGGLGLFFIFAAFATLTVAILLVMEGLSAFLHALRLHWIEFQNKFYTGTGFKFLPFSFDIIREGRFDD, encoded by the exons ATGGGGGAGCTGTTCCGCAGCGAGGAGATGACCCTGGCgcagctgttcctgcagtcCGAGGCCGCCTATTGCTGTGTCAGCGAGCTGGGCGAGCTGGGCAAGGTCCAGTTCCGTGAT ctgaacCCCGACGTGAACGTGTTCCACCGAAAATTCGTCAATGAGGTCCGGCGGTGCGAGGAGATGGACCGAAAGCTCC GATTTGTGGAGAAGGAGattaaaaaggcaaatattcCAATCATGGACACTGGTGAAAACCCAGAGGTGCCTTTTCCACGTGACATGATTGACCTGGAG GCCAACTTTGAGAAAATTGAAAACGAGCTTAAAGAAATCAACACCAACCAGGAGGCTCTGAAGAGAAACTTCTTGGAGCTGACAGAATTAAAGTTTATTCTGCGTAAAACTCAGCAGTTTTTTGATGAG ATGGCGGATCCAGACCTGTTGGAGGAATCCTCTTCGCTGCTGGAGCCGAGTGAGATGGGAAGAGGTGCCCCGCTCCGACTCGG GTTCGTGGCTGGCGTGATCAACCGCGAGCGCATCCCCACCTTCGAGCGGATGCTGTGGCGCGTGTGCCGCGGGAACGTCTTCCTGCGCCAGGCCGAGATCGAGAACCCCCTGGAGGACCCCGTCACG GGGGATTATGTGCACAAATCTGTATTTATCATCTTCTTCCAAGGTGACCAGCTGAAGAACAGAGTCAAGAAGATCTGTGAAGG GTTCCGGGCCTCCCTCTACCcatgcccagaaacacctcaggagaggaaggaaatggcTTCTGGTGTCAACACCAGAATTGATGATCTTCAGATG GTGCTGAACCAAACTGAGGATCACCGGCAGAGGGTTTTGCAGGCAGCTGCTAAAAACATCCGCGTGTGGTTCATCAAAGTGAGGAAGATGAAGGCCATTTACCACACCCTGAACCTGTGCAATATCGATGTGACACAGAAGTGCTTGATTGCTGAAGTGTGGTGTCCTGTTGCTGACCTGGATTCCATCCAGTTTGCCCTCAGGAGAGGCACT GAGCACAGCGGATCCACTGTCCCATCTATTTTAAACAGGATGCAAACCAATCAAACCCCACCCACATACAACAAAACTAACAAGTTTACTTCTGGCTTTCAAAACATTGTTGATGCTTATGGCATTGGGACATATCGGGAAATCAATCCAG CACCCTATACCATCATCACCTTCCCATTCCTGTTTGCTGTgatgtttggggattttggcCATGGAATCCTGATGACTCTGATTGCTGTCTGGATGGTGTTGAGGGAGAGCAGGATTCTGTCCCAGAAGAGTGACAATGAG ATGTTCAACATGGTGTTCAGTGGTCGGTACATCATCCTGCTGATGGGGCTGTTCTCCACCTACACAGGCCTCATCTACAATGACTGCTTCTCCAAATCCCTCAACATGTTTGGTTCCTCCTGGAGCGTCAGGCCCATGTTCAATAAAGCCAACTGGTC AGATGCTTTGCTGGAGACCAcccccctgctgcagctggatccTGCCATCCCAGGGGTGTTTGGTGGGCCCTACCCCTTTGGCATTGACCCA ATCTGGAATATTGCCAGCAATAAGCTGGCTTTCCTCAATTCCTTTAAGATGAAGATGTCTGTGATTCTTGGCATTTTCCAGATGCTCTTTGGTGTGGCATTGAGTCTCCTCAACCACAT CTATTTTAAGAAGCCACTGAACATATACCTTGGATTTATCCCTGAAATGATTTTCATGTCCTCCCTCTTTGGATACCTTGTTATTCTCATATTTTACAAGTGGACAGCCTATGATGCTCACACCTCCAAGGAAGCACCCAGCCTCTTAATACACTTTATCAACATGTTTCTGTTCTCCTATGAGGACACCAGTAATAAGATGCTTTACAGTGGGCAG AAAGGGCTCCAGTGCTTCCTCGTGGTGGTGGCCTTGCTGTGTGTGCCATGGATGCTGGTGGCCAAACCCCTGGTCCTTCGCCAGCAGTATCTAAGGAGAAAACACTTG GAAGGGCAGCCCGAGGAGGCCCAGGGCAGCACGAACGCGCAGGCGCTCGAGGCAGCAGCGGCTGCAACA CCTACAGAGGACGAGGTG TTTGACTTTGGGGACACCGTGGTGTACCAGGCCATCCACACCATCGAGtactgcctgggctgcatctCCAACACAGCCTCCTACCTGCGCCTGTGGGCCCTCAGCCTGGCCCATGCCC agctctcagaggTGCTCTGGACCATGGTGATCCACATTGGCCTCAGTGTGAGGAGCCTGGGGGGAGGCTTGGGCCTCTTCTTCATCTTTGCAGCTTTTGCCACGCTGACAGTGGCCATTCTGCTGGTCATGGAGGGGCTCTCAGCCTTCCTGCACGCCCTGCGCTTGCACTG